Proteins encoded together in one Anaerotignum propionicum DSM 1682 window:
- a CDS encoding methylated-DNA--[protein]-cysteine S-methyltransferase → MYYATTYMSPVGMITMACDEHNLVGLWNEGQKYFGGTIAQQMTEKEDMPIFEGVRKWLDRYFSGEKPLISELPLAPIGGEFRQIVWSFLCEIPYGEVITYGEIAKKMAVKMKKSQMANQAVGGAVGHNPISIIIPCHRVVGFNGSLTGYAGGIQTKIKLLELEGVDISRLFIPKKGTAL, encoded by the coding sequence ATGTATTACGCAACGACATATATGTCCCCTGTTGGTATGATTACCATGGCGTGTGACGAACACAATCTTGTTGGATTATGGAACGAGGGGCAAAAATATTTTGGTGGAACCATAGCTCAACAGATGACTGAAAAGGAGGACATGCCTATTTTTGAAGGGGTTAGAAAATGGCTAGATCGATATTTTTCAGGTGAAAAACCCCTGATTTCTGAGTTGCCCTTGGCACCCATAGGTGGAGAATTTCGGCAAATTGTATGGTCTTTTTTATGTGAGATACCTTATGGTGAGGTGATTACCTATGGCGAAATTGCCAAGAAAATGGCAGTGAAGATGAAGAAAAGCCAAATGGCAAATCAAGCAGTGGGCGGAGCAGTTGGACATAATCCTATTTCTATCATTATTCCTTGCCACAGAGTTGTGGGTTTCAATGGTAGTTTAACAGGGTACGCAGGGGGTATTCAAACTAAAATTAAATTGCTTGAATTAGAGGGTGTGGACATTTCTCGTCTGTTTATACCCAAAAAAGGAACGGCTCTTTGA
- a CDS encoding AlkA N-terminal domain-containing protein translates to MRCCIGVWFGSLRRFNDVFKKHYQLTPTSLRKQAVAESQRNGEITLALGYRPPYRWEEMLKFLAGRAIEGIEVVKNDEYMRTVHLKNAEGMYASGWIRVGHKTKKNAISVTVSESLLPVLPMVLARIRHLFDLYCNPEAVYETLKVMNDIRPGLCVAGTRVPGCFNAFEMAVRAVLGQQISVKSASTLAARLVRHYGTPIQTGIEGLTHVFPSPEGILALEGPIETHFGPLGVIGTRSRTILELARKITQGEINFTYCHQPEDEMKKLMDIQGIGSWTAQYIGMRAMEWPDAFLETDAGVKKALQPYTSKEILKMAEIWRPWRSYATINLWNSL, encoded by the coding sequence ATTAGATGTTGCATTGGCGTCTGGTTTGGAAGCCTAAGGCGGTTTAATGATGTTTTCAAAAAGCATTATCAGCTTACCCCTACATCATTAAGAAAACAGGCTGTAGCAGAAAGTCAAAGAAATGGCGAAATTACCTTAGCGTTAGGGTATCGCCCGCCTTATCGTTGGGAAGAAATGCTGAAATTCTTGGCAGGGCGGGCAATTGAAGGTATTGAGGTGGTAAAGAATGACGAATATATGCGCACTGTTCATTTGAAAAATGCAGAGGGGATGTATGCGAGCGGCTGGATACGGGTGGGGCATAAGACAAAAAAGAATGCAATAAGTGTTACTGTAAGTGAATCTTTATTGCCAGTACTTCCTATGGTTTTAGCTAGGATACGGCATTTATTTGACTTATATTGCAATCCGGAAGCAGTGTATGAAACACTGAAGGTTATGAACGACATCCGCCCCGGACTTTGTGTTGCAGGAACCCGTGTGCCCGGGTGTTTCAATGCTTTCGAGATGGCAGTGCGAGCGGTACTTGGACAGCAGATTAGTGTCAAGTCAGCCAGTACATTGGCAGCTAGATTGGTTCGTCATTATGGTACACCGATTCAAACTGGAATAGAGGGTTTAACTCATGTTTTTCCTTCTCCTGAAGGGATATTGGCACTGGAGGGACCTATCGAAACTCATTTTGGTCCACTGGGTGTTATAGGCACTCGTTCCAGAACAATTCTTGAACTCGCGCGGAAAATTACACAGGGAGAAATTAATTTTACCTATTGCCACCAACCGGAGGATGAAATGAAAAAGCTGATGGATATTCAAGGCATTGGAAGCTGGACAGCCCAATATATTGGTATGCGAGCCATGGAATGGCCTGATGCTTTTCTTGAAACTGATGCTGGTGTAAAAAAAGCATTACAGCCTTATACTTCAAAAGAAATATTAAAAATGGCTGAAATCTGGCGCCCCTGGCGCAGCTACGCAACGATTAACCTTTGGAATTCACTGTAA
- a CDS encoding bifunctional transcriptional activator/DNA repair enzyme AdaA, which translates to MPEKDSALYAAFVAKDSRFDGRFFVGISSTGIYCRPVCRARQPKEANCTFYATAAQAEQEGYRPCLLCRPELAPGTSITDATAMLAHKAARVLEEKCGTGDRLEEIAGLLGCTDRHLRRVFTKEYNVTPLQYLQTCRLLLAKNLLTDTNLNVLDVALASGLEA; encoded by the coding sequence ATGCCAGAAAAGGATAGCGCTCTTTATGCCGCATTTGTAGCAAAGGATTCACGTTTTGATGGACGTTTTTTTGTAGGTATTTCTTCCACGGGCATATACTGCCGCCCTGTATGTCGGGCTCGGCAACCAAAAGAAGCGAACTGCACCTTTTATGCTACTGCAGCACAAGCTGAACAAGAGGGATACCGTCCTTGCCTTTTATGTAGACCCGAACTTGCACCGGGAACCTCCATAACTGACGCTACAGCTATGCTGGCACACAAGGCGGCAAGAGTGTTAGAAGAAAAATGTGGAACCGGAGATCGTTTAGAGGAAATTGCCGGGCTGCTTGGTTGTACGGATCGACATTTACGCAGAGTGTTTACAAAAGAATATAATGTGACCCCTCTTCAGTATCTTCAGACATGTAGGCTGTTGCTTGCTAAAAATTTACTTACTGACACAAATCTAAATGTATTAGATGTTGCATTGGCGTCTGGTTTGGAAGCCTAA
- a CDS encoding linear amide C-N hydrolase, protein MCTSITMKTIENKSFFGRNMDFSHDIDPHFFVAPRQYTWKSAADMKRITTKYKFIGIGQQLEGLLAFFDGVNETGFAAAALYFSGYAKYDSLYHNTKKIQLAAFDFLKYLLGGCATVFDVKQAVKEVSLIGIADPVTKTAAPLHWIATDKGGRCVVIEKTEKGFAVFQNQIGVLANAPDFPWHMANLNNYCNITSTQREDVQWGKLKLSPPSQAGGTLGLPGGFASPERFVRTAFIKTHASTPPDDDSAVELCFQCLKSVSIPKGVVITGRNTSDYTLYTAFVNQEKGEYFVNTHTNQQIYKASINERKYEQLGQELLDLGSIFKPVEFLPFCH, encoded by the coding sequence ATGTGCACTTCTATAACAATGAAAACAATTGAAAATAAAAGTTTTTTTGGGAGAAATATGGATTTTTCTCATGATATTGACCCTCATTTTTTTGTAGCGCCGCGGCAATATACATGGAAAAGTGCTGCAGATATGAAAAGAATTACAACAAAGTATAAATTTATTGGCATCGGGCAACAGCTAGAAGGGCTTTTAGCCTTTTTCGATGGAGTGAATGAAACAGGTTTTGCAGCTGCGGCTCTTTATTTCAGCGGATATGCAAAATATGATTCCCTTTACCATAACACAAAAAAAATTCAGCTTGCTGCTTTTGATTTTTTGAAATATTTGCTTGGAGGATGCGCAACAGTATTTGATGTAAAGCAAGCCGTTAAGGAAGTAAGCCTTATCGGCATCGCTGATCCTGTAACAAAGACCGCCGCCCCCCTTCATTGGATTGCCACAGATAAAGGCGGAAGATGTGTTGTTATTGAGAAAACCGAAAAGGGCTTTGCCGTTTTTCAAAATCAAATTGGCGTGCTTGCGAATGCACCGGATTTCCCCTGGCATATGGCAAATCTAAATAATTATTGCAACATCACTTCGACTCAACGTGAAGATGTCCAATGGGGGAAGTTGAAGCTTTCTCCACCCAGTCAAGCAGGAGGCACCCTTGGACTGCCAGGAGGATTTGCTTCACCTGAAAGATTTGTGCGCACAGCATTTATAAAAACCCATGCATCTACACCCCCGGATGATGATTCAGCCGTTGAACTTTGTTTTCAGTGTCTGAAAAGTGTAAGCATCCCTAAGGGTGTTGTAATCACAGGACGTAATACATCAGATTATACCTTGTACACGGCTTTTGTAAACCAAGAAAAAGGGGAATATTTCGTGAATACCCATACCAACCAGCAAATTTACAAGGCATCCATAAATGAAAGAAAATACGAACAATTGGGTCAAGAGCTTTTGGATTTGGGCTCTATATTTAAGCCTGTAGAGTTTCTGCCATTTTGCCATTAA
- a CDS encoding sensor domain-containing diguanylate cyclase: MQEQRKIAFREDAEVMGYRFQQRMEQQLIMLEALADYVVKEDDFSKENIIHFREYNTLLSDFKQIAIADIETGEAAYLDGIIVDISQKRFFQEALGKSRSIQFFQEEGRGDEEIILTTPLYSGNILKALLIAHVNYESVEKYILSDSYGGEGFLCVTDKQGNIMGWHPGNRHFDGQNNILAFFNANNISLEKTLDNGAEKENLFIYSSEGKVWYSSYTPLEINGWYLFSTLPEYLVTQNDDLFEELKIDLIVKMLFINIAACILIYFLIRNEKAAVEKENNCLRTAEEVAGMISFEGDYRKDTFVVNNNYFKQFGRNPVMHKISDFAKPHPFIFEEDREVFMKLGQELIDGKVTGNAQYRLLGKDGNIQWHQFVYRVWHDRHGIPLKCYGMIVPIDQQMKVISKLQMQVEKDPLTGVLNRMAFEIYANLSLNGESGSQNHALLLLDLDDFKQINDGYGHVLGDHVLVATAELLKACVRNSDYVGRLGGDEFAVFLKNVNKEQAAKKAAEICEALEKEEMKSDEAIVTCSIGIACFPQNGADFNELYLRGDQALYRVKGKGKNSFMLAD; the protein is encoded by the coding sequence ATGCAAGAGCAAAGAAAGATTGCGTTTCGTGAAGATGCTGAGGTAATGGGATATCGATTTCAGCAGAGAATGGAGCAACAATTGATTATGCTGGAAGCTTTGGCTGATTATGTTGTAAAAGAAGATGATTTTTCAAAAGAAAATATAATTCATTTCAGAGAATATAATACTTTATTAAGTGACTTTAAGCAAATTGCAATTGCTGATATTGAAACGGGAGAGGCGGCATATTTGGATGGCATAATTGTGGATATTTCCCAAAAGAGATTTTTTCAAGAGGCACTTGGAAAAAGCCGTAGCATACAGTTCTTTCAAGAGGAAGGACGTGGGGATGAGGAAATTATCTTAACAACACCTCTTTATTCCGGAAATATATTAAAAGCCTTATTAATTGCCCATGTGAATTATGAGTCCGTGGAGAAATACATTCTTTCTGACTCATATGGCGGAGAGGGTTTTTTGTGCGTAACAGATAAACAGGGAAATATTATGGGCTGGCATCCGGGGAATAGACATTTTGATGGACAAAACAATATTTTAGCTTTTTTTAACGCAAATAACATTTCCTTAGAAAAAACTTTGGATAATGGGGCGGAGAAAGAAAATTTATTTATCTATAGCAGTGAAGGCAAGGTTTGGTATTCCTCCTATACACCCCTTGAAATAAATGGGTGGTATTTATTTTCTACGTTACCAGAGTATCTCGTTACACAAAATGATGATTTATTTGAGGAATTAAAAATAGACTTAATTGTAAAGATGCTGTTTATAAATATTGCCGCATGCATACTCATTTATTTTTTAATTAGAAATGAAAAGGCGGCGGTTGAAAAGGAAAACAATTGCTTAAGAACGGCAGAGGAAGTTGCCGGAATGATTTCCTTTGAGGGAGATTATCGAAAGGATACCTTTGTAGTCAATAATAATTATTTCAAACAATTTGGAAGAAATCCGGTTATGCACAAAATTAGTGATTTTGCTAAGCCTCATCCTTTTATCTTTGAGGAAGATAGAGAGGTTTTCATGAAATTGGGACAAGAGCTAATTGATGGTAAGGTAACGGGTAATGCCCAATATCGACTGCTGGGGAAAGATGGAAACATACAGTGGCATCAGTTTGTTTATCGTGTATGGCACGATAGACATGGCATACCATTGAAGTGTTATGGCATGATTGTACCCATTGATCAGCAGATGAAGGTAATATCAAAATTACAAATGCAGGTAGAAAAGGATCCGTTGACAGGGGTGCTCAATCGAATGGCATTTGAAATTTATGCGAATTTAAGCCTCAACGGAGAATCGGGGAGCCAGAACCATGCGTTGCTTTTACTTGATTTAGATGATTTTAAGCAGATAAATGATGGATATGGTCATGTATTGGGGGATCATGTGCTTGTTGCGACGGCAGAGCTTTTAAAGGCCTGTGTTCGTAACAGTGATTATGTTGGGCGTCTTGGCGGAGACGAATTTGCGGTGTTTCTTAAAAATGTAAATAAAGAGCAGGCTGCAAAAAAAGCTGCTGAAATATGTGAAGCCCTTGAAAAAGAAGAAATGAAGTCCGATGAGGCAATTGTTACCTGTAGTATAGGGATTGCTTGTTTTCCCCAAAATGGGGCTGACTTTAATGAATTATATTTGCGTGGCGATCAAGCGCTGTATAGAGTTAAGGGAAAGGGCAAAAACAGTTTTATGTTGGCAGATTAG
- a CDS encoding phage tail spike protein produces the protein MITIHEKNSTTFDTLGLGALLPSLCTVKEELNGLYELEMEHPYDEWGKWEDIEKGRILCVSTPRGKQPFRIYNIKPTMESIAVNARHIFYDLLDNFIQSCGITAQTPQSTLNSLKSSFNYSMPFTFNTTLTGTGSMAVSSINPIAALLGDGKDNDSFVSVFGGEILRDNYNISFLPSIGSDKGVSIRYSKNLIGLVIEEDISEVATKIFPIGKDGLIGSPVSSSHINDYPYPKARKYEDSSLTTQAQLTAFAQSILNSGVDLPTVNIKADFQLLAKTEEYKNFAILEDVQLGDVVTVVNSKMNFSKKAKVISYEWDCLLEKYSTVELGDFVADITSSITSGEKSLSTALGASTEVKQVLNLISGNITIANNTLYISMDNVNYTQATKLFRWGTGGLQFSSTGVNGTWKTIIDSNGNLVT, from the coding sequence ATGATTACCATACATGAAAAGAATAGCACAACATTTGATACTTTGGGCTTGGGGGCATTGCTTCCGAGCCTTTGTACTGTAAAAGAGGAGTTAAACGGCCTGTATGAATTGGAGATGGAACACCCTTATGATGAGTGGGGGAAATGGGAGGACATTGAAAAGGGACGTATTTTATGTGTAAGTACGCCAAGGGGAAAACAGCCTTTCAGGATTTATAACATTAAGCCTACTATGGAAAGTATTGCAGTGAATGCCCGTCATATCTTTTATGATTTACTGGATAACTTTATTCAATCATGCGGTATCACAGCACAGACACCACAAAGCACATTGAATAGCTTGAAATCAAGTTTTAATTATTCTATGCCATTTACATTTAATACCACACTGACAGGCACAGGAAGCATGGCAGTATCTAGTATCAATCCTATAGCTGCACTTTTAGGAGATGGGAAAGACAATGATAGTTTTGTTTCTGTTTTTGGTGGTGAGATATTAAGGGATAATTATAATATTTCCTTCTTACCCTCCATTGGCAGTGATAAAGGGGTTTCTATCCGATATAGTAAAAACCTTATAGGCTTAGTGATTGAGGAAGATATTAGCGAGGTAGCCACAAAAATATTTCCTATTGGTAAGGATGGCTTAATAGGTTCGCCTGTGAGTAGTTCACATATCAATGACTATCCGTATCCCAAAGCAAGAAAGTATGAAGATTCTTCCCTTACCACACAGGCACAACTTACAGCTTTTGCCCAAAGTATATTGAATAGTGGGGTAGACTTGCCAACGGTAAATATTAAGGCTGATTTTCAGCTATTGGCAAAGACAGAGGAATATAAGAACTTTGCTATCCTTGAAGATGTTCAATTAGGGGACGTTGTGACAGTGGTAAATAGTAAGATGAACTTTAGTAAGAAAGCGAAGGTTATCTCTTATGAGTGGGATTGTTTATTGGAGAAATACAGTACCGTTGAATTAGGGGATTTTGTGGCAGATATTACAAGCAGTATTACCAGCGGAGAGAAAAGCCTTTCAACTGCTTTGGGTGCAAGCACTGAGGTAAAACAGGTATTAAACCTTATCAGTGGTAATATTACCATAGCAAACAATACACTTTATATCAGCATGGATAATGTTAATTACACACAGGCAACAAAATTGTTTCGCTGGGGTACTGGTGGCTTGCAATTCAGTAGCACAGGGGTTAATGGTACATGGAAAACAATAATAGATAGTAATGGAAATTTAGTAACATAA
- a CDS encoding XkdX family protein has product MIYKIVKRYFDSQIYSAENVGMFVKSGKITAEQFAEITGQEYEVV; this is encoded by the coding sequence ATGATTTATAAAATTGTAAAGCGGTATTTTGATTCTCAGATTTATTCTGCTGAGAATGTAGGCATGTTCGTAAAAAGTGGCAAAATCACAGCAGAGCAGTTTGCAGAAATCACAGGGCAGGAGTATGAGGTGGTTTAA
- a CDS encoding BppU family phage baseplate upper protein has translation MAQVYKKLEIDVNKEVTSIITAVQNDTKSRYLDVILLDGSTAINLTGHEVRIYGKKADGTEFYNNGAITNATAGRCQFELTSQALAVAQDLEVQIILYKNNLEVLSTQPFKIHIVKSLISAGAVESSNEYGALVVLYQNLYEAHDLMTTMVQNIGVPGEIAGQLTIDTMWDAWEYLCNYVSKDLTTLLQNAINNNSVDGVVQRLGNTADTGGTATAGTVMGKLNALINKKQMFLSRKMASVTAGVSSNNTTVINGAGLFYSVTALSVNISDSITISVDGKSYTNTMGYSSGNAMAWLYLTTSMSDMEILKASSYSGYSGQHFSVIEFNNNLTITYNPTSTRNIRIFYALYE, from the coding sequence ATGGCGCAAGTCTATAAGAAATTAGAAATTGATGTAAATAAAGAAGTAACAAGTATTATTACAGCCGTGCAAAATGATACCAAAAGCCGATATTTAGATGTTATTTTATTAGACGGCAGTACAGCAATTAACCTCACAGGGCATGAGGTTAGAATATATGGGAAAAAGGCTGATGGGACGGAGTTTTATAACAACGGAGCCATTACCAATGCAACCGCAGGAAGGTGCCAGTTTGAATTGACTTCTCAGGCGTTGGCCGTGGCGCAGGACTTGGAAGTGCAGATAATTTTGTACAAAAATAATTTGGAAGTTCTCAGCACACAGCCCTTTAAGATACATATAGTGAAAAGTCTGATTTCTGCAGGAGCTGTGGAAAGTAGTAACGAATATGGCGCATTGGTGGTGCTATATCAAAACCTTTACGAAGCCCATGACTTAATGACTACCATGGTGCAAAATATCGGTGTCCCCGGGGAGATTGCAGGGCAGCTTACCATTGATACCATGTGGGATGCTTGGGAATATCTTTGCAACTATGTTTCCAAGGATTTGACAACATTGCTACAAAATGCAATCAATAACAACTCTGTGGATGGGGTTGTGCAGAGGTTGGGGAATACTGCGGACACAGGTGGAACGGCAACGGCAGGGACGGTAATGGGGAAGCTAAATGCATTAATCAACAAAAAGCAAATGTTTTTATCAAGGAAGATGGCGTCTGTAACTGCAGGAGTAAGCAGTAACAACACAACAGTAATTAATGGGGCTGGTTTATTTTATAGCGTAACGGCATTATCAGTTAATATTTCTGACAGTATAACAATTAGCGTTGATGGTAAATCGTATACTAACACGATGGGTTATAGTTCTGGGAATGCAATGGCTTGGTTGTATTTGACTACCTCGATGAGCGATATGGAAATTCTAAAAGCAAGCTCATATTCAGGATACTCTGGACAACATTTTTCAGTTATAGAATTTAATAATAACTTAACCATAACTTACAACCCCACCTCAACAAGAAACATAAGAATTTTTTATGCTTTATACGAATAG
- a CDS encoding phage tail domain-containing protein, whose amino-acid sequence MYQYFTFKGINSLDMGVVMLKAPSIYKPTKRVNEIQIAGRNGILHEDTNTYENYTKEAECQVMDRSRIDDVSAWLNGYGEVIFSSEPDKVYRAFIKNQIPFNNILLNLNDFLVQFDCFPFKYSVDKADEELSLTAPTTIYNQGTIYSEPIITVYGTGNIALTINEKNYTITGIDGYVTINSEIQEVYKDSTNKNNSFSALDFPKFQEGANTISWTGSVTRLEIKPNWRWL is encoded by the coding sequence GTGTATCAATATTTTACGTTTAAAGGGATAAATTCCCTTGATATGGGTGTGGTTATGCTGAAAGCACCCTCCATTTATAAACCAACAAAAAGGGTAAATGAAATCCAAATTGCTGGGCGAAACGGTATCTTACATGAGGATACCAATACATATGAAAACTATACAAAAGAAGCCGAATGTCAGGTGATGGACAGAAGCCGTATTGATGATGTTAGCGCTTGGCTGAATGGTTATGGCGAAGTTATTTTCAGCAGTGAACCAGATAAAGTATATCGGGCATTCATCAAGAACCAGATACCTTTTAATAACATTCTGCTGAATTTGAATGATTTCCTAGTACAGTTTGATTGTTTCCCTTTTAAATATTCTGTGGATAAAGCAGATGAGGAATTGAGTCTTACTGCACCCACAACGATTTACAACCAAGGAACCATTTACAGCGAACCAATTATCACAGTTTATGGTACAGGGAATATCGCACTTACGATTAATGAAAAAAACTACACGATTACTGGAATTGACGGCTATGTCACTATCAACAGTGAGATTCAAGAAGTTTATAAGGATAGTACAAATAAAAACAATTCCTTTTCAGCGTTGGATTTCCCTAAATTTCAAGAGGGGGCGAATACAATCAGTTGGACGGGAAGTGTAACAAGATTAGAAATAAAACCGAATTGGAGATGGTTATAA
- a CDS encoding capsid assembly scaffolding protein Gp46 family protein — protein sequence MEENTDINVNEMQEAENTENKTYTQEEVMALLQSEADKRVTQALKKQQKDYEKKLSLSGLDEQQRKQAEKDMEIQELKDKLREFNVMQTKTEITKVLSARGLDARFADLIEIGDDVEEAQARIDSLDKLFKAAVKAEVEKRIGSNTPKTSTIGLETGMTKEKFAQLNDNEKIAFLKSNPDFLK from the coding sequence ATGGAAGAAAATACAGACATTAATGTTAATGAAATGCAGGAAGCTGAAAATACTGAAAACAAGACATACACTCAAGAAGAGGTTATGGCTTTACTTCAATCTGAAGCCGACAAAAGAGTTACACAGGCTTTGAAGAAACAGCAAAAAGATTATGAAAAGAAACTTTCTCTTTCTGGTTTGGATGAACAACAGCGGAAACAGGCTGAAAAGGATATGGAAATTCAAGAGCTGAAAGACAAACTCAGGGAGTTTAACGTAATGCAGACTAAGACAGAAATCACCAAAGTATTATCTGCGAGAGGTTTAGATGCTCGTTTTGCAGATTTAATTGAGATTGGTGACGATGTAGAGGAAGCACAAGCTAGGATTGATAGTCTGGACAAGCTTTTTAAGGCGGCCGTGAAAGCAGAGGTTGAAAAACGTATCGGTAGCAATACACCAAAAACTTCTACCATTGGATTAGAAACAGGCATGACAAAAGAGAAGTTTGCACAGTTAAATGACAACGAAAAGATTGCTTTTTTAAAGAGCAATCCAGATTTTTTAAAATAA
- a CDS encoding minor capsid protein — protein sequence MDSKTYWAERMENALKLSEKQVARPLKLLYRKAFNNIKGELLNIWLDMAAEGEISQSALYQRNRMSNLQALLSKELKKLGETNIEFMQTSLYNTFQNGYESMDKFLGIAGTFSFLDEQVAREIISQNYKGAIFSERIWNDMDKLRLQIEDSVTKSALQGKDVRKVAKELQERMNVAYSSSKRITVTETGRVFNESARQKAMDRGYTSYSILIEPDACEDCVREFTGKHFNINQSVLPLHPHCHCTVLIDVD from the coding sequence ATGGACAGTAAAACCTATTGGGCTGAAAGAATGGAAAATGCGCTTAAGCTATCTGAAAAGCAAGTGGCACGTCCACTAAAATTATTGTATAGAAAAGCATTCAACAATATTAAGGGTGAATTGCTTAACATATGGCTTGATATGGCGGCAGAGGGTGAGATTTCACAATCAGCACTTTACCAGAGAAATAGAATGTCCAACTTACAAGCCTTGTTATCCAAGGAGTTAAAAAAACTTGGAGAAACGAATATTGAATTTATGCAGACAAGCCTTTATAATACTTTTCAAAATGGCTATGAATCTATGGATAAATTTCTAGGCATTGCAGGTACATTCTCATTTCTGGATGAGCAGGTTGCAAGAGAAATTATTAGCCAAAATTACAAGGGTGCTATATTTTCAGAGCGCATATGGAACGATATGGACAAATTGCGTTTGCAGATTGAGGATAGTGTTACTAAGTCAGCATTACAGGGTAAGGACGTAAGAAAAGTAGCAAAGGAATTGCAGGAAAGAATGAATGTTGCTTATTCCAGTAGCAAACGGATTACTGTAACGGAAACGGGACGTGTATTTAATGAATCTGCAAGGCAAAAGGCTATGGACAGGGGATATACAAGCTATAGTATTTTAATTGAACCAGATGCCTGTGAGGATTGTGTTAGAGAGTTTACAGGGAAACATTTTAATATTAATCAGAGTGTTTTACCTTTGCATCCACATTGTCATTGCACCGTTCTTATAGATGTTGATTAA
- a CDS encoding phage portal protein yields the protein MYYLDKNIALTIERIEKYIEDFKFRYQPRLLKNKRYFDCKNDTIMSRTFVDVTKPNNKCAHPFSEYITTLISGYFAGAPVTYDTKSEDLKNILSSYTVKEVSHNQSLAKDCSIYGIAAELLFINGNKQVQFEKIEPSTVIPIYSTDITKELIYCIRFWDSTDILTNETTTNIEVYDSREITYYSKSVNGTVLTGKEQHYFKEVPINIYYNNEDLIGDAEKVHTLIDGLDTCVSDDMNFRALLQDSYLVFRNTHLDEEAIITMKQNRIICIEDTENGMQSDVSWLNKDSNNSESENIKNRLASDIKMFSCISELENKSHTTATAARLSLLSLEQKCATKETYFRKALLNRWEMVCNYYNLLGSNITIEDLKITFIRNLPTDFTALSDSIAKFAPYISKRSLLSQIPFINDIDGELSAMEQENSINSYDDDILSGDDDGQ from the coding sequence TTGTATTACCTAGACAAAAACATAGCACTAACTATTGAAAGAATAGAAAAATATATAGAAGATTTCAAGTTTCGTTATCAGCCACGATTGCTGAAGAATAAGCGGTATTTTGACTGTAAAAACGATACCATCATGAGCCGCACATTTGTTGATGTTACGAAACCAAACAATAAATGTGCCCATCCATTTTCCGAGTATATCACAACTTTAATTAGCGGCTACTTTGCTGGAGCACCTGTGACATACGACACCAAAAGCGAGGACTTGAAAAATATTTTATCTTCATACACAGTAAAAGAAGTTTCTCACAACCAGAGTTTAGCAAAGGATTGCTCAATTTATGGTATAGCTGCGGAGCTTCTTTTTATTAATGGAAATAAACAAGTCCAGTTTGAAAAGATTGAGCCTAGTACAGTAATTCCTATTTATTCAACGGATATTACAAAGGAATTGATTTACTGTATTCGTTTTTGGGATTCAACAGACATTCTTACCAATGAAACTACAACCAACATTGAAGTTTATGATAGCCGAGAAATTACCTATTATAGCAAGTCTGTAAATGGAACGGTTCTCACTGGCAAGGAACAGCACTACTTTAAGGAAGTTCCCATTAATATCTATTATAACAATGAGGATTTAATAGGGGATGCCGAGAAGGTACATACTTTAATCGATGGGCTGGATACCTGCGTTAGCGATGACATGAATTTCAGGGCATTATTACAAGATTCATATCTGGTATTCCGCAACACTCACCTTGACGAAGAAGCAATTATTACAATGAAACAGAATAGAATTATCTGCATTGAAGACACTGAAAATGGTATGCAATCCGATGTTTCTTGGCTGAATAAGGATAGTAATAATTCAGAGAGCGAAAATATTAAAAATCGCCTTGCAAGTGATATTAAGATGTTCTCCTGTATCAGTGAGTTAGAAAATAAGTCTCATACAACGGCAACGGCAGCCCGATTAAGTCTTTTATCTCTCGAGCAGAAATGCGCCACCAAAGAAACTTATTTCCGTAAAGCCTTATTAAATCGGTGGGAGATGGTATGTAATTATTATAATCTTTTAGGTAGCAACATTACTATTGAGGATTTGAAAATTACGTTTATTAGAAATTTGCCCACAGATTTTACAGCACTGTCTGATAGTATTGCAAAATTCGCTCCTTATATTAGCAAGCGTTCGCTATTATCTCAAATTCCATTCATTAATGATATTGACGGGGAATTGTCAGCAATGGAACAGGAAAATTCTATTAATTCATATGATGATGATATTCTAAGTGGTGATGATGATGGACAGTAA